In Pengzhenrongella sicca, a single genomic region encodes these proteins:
- a CDS encoding DUF3427 domain-containing protein — protein sequence MTELEPGLYESLVTSALRAQLDLLPATLVPRDRRLSSADAADRIAWHVSKQVERALLDVSDDDRVDVALRVAQALLDRLGEVAESDGSARLVAPASVLHAILRRRPDGEPEEVDAPVIPLLDTTLLTNAPGEPTLWSQLRSEIASATSIDVIMAFIRRSGIAPLLDALRAHCANGRPLRILTTTYTDSTEREALDQLAALGADVRVSYDLGSTRLHAKAWVFTRRPFSTAYVGSSNLTRSATVTGLEWNVRLSAARNPDVLAKFEAVFESYWSGGDFVPYSAEQFAAEQQRAGRTDTGPRIMLSPLEVRPHPFQSRLLELIEVSRRAGHHRNLLVAATGTGKTVMAALDYAALRGQLDRSRLLFIAHREEILDQSLATFRHTLRETQFGEKWVGQSRPREFEHVFASIQSLTANGLAALDPEHFDVVIVDEFHHAAASSYERVLNGLRPKELLGLTATPERSDGLPILHWFDDRIAAELRLWDAIDQQHLAPFVYFGVHDGVDLRAIPWRRGQGYDIDGLTSLYTSSDAWARTVVKQVAEHADPSSMRGLGFCVSIKHAQFMAEHFNRHGIPAVAIWGDSPRHERETALRDLAAGRTRMLFSVDLFNEGVDVPDVDTILMLRPTESPTLFLQQLGRGLRKTRTKGACTVLDFVGTHRAEFRFDRRYRALLGGSRRDVERAVTAGFPFLPAGCYMHLDRQASDIILRSLREALPSRWPAKVEELRSLRRDGTDRSLSQFLAESGLDLADVYDGNRSWSDLRAAAGAPCLPGGPHEGSLRRAIGRLLHVDDHTRTSAYQRFASQASAPVVAALTEPDRRLLHMLIAGIADQAVSKQTSLQDAVDLVWAHPQVLAEISELSAVLDTGIDHVHTPLPRHPDNPLQIHARYSRIEILTALGLVGGAKAFAWQSGVLEAKAADAELLAFTLDKSSGGFSPTTRYRDYAISRSLIHWESQSSTRADGPTGLRYRNHEGAGRSILLFARLTSDDRAFWFLGPATYRGHVGERPMAITWELHTPLPGDLYQAFGAAVA from the coding sequence GTGACGGAGCTTGAGCCTGGACTCTACGAGTCGCTCGTCACGAGCGCGCTCCGGGCGCAGCTCGACCTGTTGCCCGCGACGCTTGTCCCGCGCGATCGCCGCCTGAGCAGCGCCGATGCGGCGGACCGGATCGCCTGGCACGTCAGCAAGCAGGTCGAGCGGGCGCTGTTGGACGTCAGCGACGACGACCGGGTCGACGTCGCGCTTCGGGTGGCGCAGGCGCTCCTCGATCGGCTGGGGGAGGTCGCCGAGTCCGACGGGAGCGCGCGGCTCGTCGCGCCCGCGTCTGTGCTTCACGCGATCCTGCGTCGCCGTCCAGACGGTGAGCCCGAAGAGGTCGACGCTCCGGTGATCCCACTGCTGGACACGACATTGCTGACCAACGCACCGGGGGAGCCGACCCTCTGGAGCCAGTTGCGGTCCGAGATCGCCTCGGCGACGTCGATCGACGTCATCATGGCGTTCATCAGGCGAAGCGGAATCGCGCCGCTGCTCGACGCGCTCCGCGCACACTGCGCGAACGGCCGACCACTGCGGATCCTGACGACGACGTACACGGACTCCACCGAGCGTGAGGCGCTCGACCAGCTCGCCGCGCTCGGGGCGGACGTCCGGGTCTCCTACGACCTCGGATCGACCCGTCTGCATGCCAAGGCCTGGGTCTTCACTAGGCGGCCGTTCTCGACCGCCTACGTCGGCTCGTCGAACCTGACTCGAAGCGCCACGGTGACCGGACTGGAGTGGAACGTCAGGCTCTCTGCCGCCCGCAATCCCGACGTGCTCGCCAAGTTCGAGGCGGTCTTCGAGAGCTACTGGTCGGGCGGCGACTTCGTGCCGTACAGCGCGGAGCAGTTCGCGGCGGAACAGCAGCGGGCCGGTCGAACGGACACGGGGCCGCGGATCATGCTGAGCCCCCTTGAGGTTCGCCCCCATCCATTCCAGTCCCGTCTCCTCGAACTCATCGAGGTCTCTCGGCGAGCGGGCCACCATCGCAATTTGCTCGTCGCCGCGACCGGGACTGGCAAGACCGTCATGGCTGCCCTCGACTATGCGGCGCTTCGCGGTCAGCTCGACAGATCCCGGCTGCTCTTCATCGCGCACCGCGAGGAGATCCTGGATCAGAGCCTGGCGACCTTTCGCCACACGCTCCGCGAGACCCAGTTCGGCGAGAAGTGGGTGGGCCAGTCCCGGCCACGGGAGTTCGAGCACGTCTTCGCCTCGATCCAGAGCCTCACCGCGAACGGCCTTGCCGCGCTCGACCCCGAACACTTCGACGTGGTGATCGTCGACGAGTTCCACCACGCCGCCGCGTCCTCGTACGAACGCGTGCTCAACGGCTTGCGCCCCAAGGAGTTGCTCGGCCTCACGGCCACCCCGGAGCGAAGCGACGGCCTCCCGATCCTGCACTGGTTCGACGACCGCATCGCCGCCGAGCTGCGGCTCTGGGATGCCATCGACCAACAGCATCTCGCGCCCTTCGTGTACTTCGGCGTTCACGATGGCGTCGACCTCCGCGCGATTCCCTGGCGCCGCGGCCAGGGCTATGACATCGATGGGCTGACGAGCCTTTACACCAGCTCCGACGCGTGGGCCCGGACGGTCGTCAAGCAGGTCGCCGAGCACGCGGACCCGAGCTCGATGCGGGGCCTAGGATTCTGCGTCAGCATCAAGCACGCCCAGTTCATGGCCGAGCACTTCAACCGGCACGGCATCCCCGCGGTCGCGATCTGGGGAGACAGTCCCCGGCACGAACGCGAGACCGCGCTTCGAGACCTTGCCGCCGGACGAACGCGCATGCTCTTCTCCGTTGACCTGTTCAATGAGGGTGTCGATGTGCCGGACGTCGACACGATCCTCATGCTTCGACCCACCGAGAGCCCCACGCTCTTCCTGCAGCAACTCGGCCGAGGCCTGCGCAAGACGCGCACGAAGGGTGCCTGCACGGTCCTCGACTTCGTCGGCACCCACCGCGCGGAGTTCCGATTCGACCGGCGCTATCGCGCGCTTCTCGGTGGCTCTCGCCGCGATGTGGAACGCGCCGTCACGGCCGGATTCCCCTTCCTGCCTGCGGGCTGTTACATGCATCTCGATCGCCAGGCGTCCGACATCATCCTGCGCAGCCTGCGCGAGGCACTCCCGTCGCGGTGGCCGGCGAAGGTCGAGGAGCTCCGGTCGCTTCGTAGGGACGGCACGGACCGCTCCCTCTCCCAGTTCCTTGCGGAGTCCGGGCTCGACCTCGCGGACGTCTACGACGGCAACCGCTCGTGGTCGGACCTTCGCGCAGCGGCTGGCGCCCCCTGTCTGCCGGGCGGACCCCACGAGGGGTCGCTTCGCCGAGCGATCGGTCGCCTCCTCCACGTCGACGACCACACGCGTACCTCGGCCTACCAGCGGTTCGCGTCCCAGGCCAGCGCCCCAGTGGTCGCCGCCCTCACGGAACCGGACCGGCGGCTGCTGCACATGCTGATTGCCGGGATCGCCGACCAGGCCGTCTCCAAGCAGACCTCGCTGCAGGACGCCGTCGACCTCGTGTGGGCGCACCCACAGGTCCTCGCGGAGATCTCCGAACTGTCGGCGGTGCTCGACACCGGGATCGATCACGTCCACACGCCGCTGCCGAGACATCCGGACAACCCGCTCCAGATCCACGCCCGGTACTCGCGGATCGAGATCCTCACGGCCCTCGGCCTCGTCGGCGGCGCGAAAGCGTTCGCCTGGCAGAGCGGAGTCCTCGAGGCCAAGGCGGCCGACGCCGAGCTCCTCGCCTTCACCCTGGACAAGAGCAGCGGCGGGTTCTCGCCGACGACGCGATACCGGGACTACGCGATCAGCCGCTCCCTCATCCATTGGGAGAGCCAGTCGAGCACCCGAGCGGACGGACCAACGGGTCTCCGCTACCGGAACCACGAAGGCGCGGGACGGTCGATCCTGCTCTTCGCCCGCCTGACGTCTGACGACCGGGCCTTCTGGTTTCTCGGCCCCGCAACGTACCGGGGGCACGTCGGCGAGCGGCCCATGGCGATCACGTGGGAACTGCACACGCCGCTCCCGGGCGATCTTTACCAGGCGTTCGGCGCCGCGGTCGCTTAA
- a CDS encoding septum formation family protein: MEHNSRRRRRATLAAAVLAGALALVGCGATGDPDGPDSPAPIEPTASAAASGPFAVGDCWQEDDYVAASGWLTWEGGEPVDCGAGHNSITVAAPSLDADFEYPVDAARELTEPTREAAAVVGRACHELALDVLPDGAPEASMVNVMWYLPTAEQWAAGQRQVRCDVTLNAFGEAQSAQEMQPLPPTLADLAAALRADPLAFEACALTADGVATGPYTAPATTTFVRCDEPHTWRWLDRTELTAPADAPYPGDAPIEDESAQACLSAGVDENGAWWMYWPDAATWAAGDRSIDCWIGSEAIST; this comes from the coding sequence GTGGAGCACAACTCGCGACGTCGCCGACGCGCCACCCTCGCCGCCGCGGTGCTCGCCGGCGCGCTGGCGCTCGTCGGGTGCGGCGCGACCGGCGACCCGGACGGGCCGGACTCGCCCGCGCCGATCGAGCCGACAGCCTCCGCCGCGGCGAGCGGCCCGTTCGCCGTCGGGGACTGCTGGCAGGAGGACGACTACGTCGCCGCCAGCGGCTGGCTGACGTGGGAAGGCGGCGAGCCGGTCGATTGCGGGGCCGGCCACAACTCGATCACCGTCGCGGCGCCGTCGCTCGACGCCGACTTCGAGTATCCGGTCGACGCCGCCCGCGAGCTGACGGAGCCGACCCGCGAGGCGGCCGCCGTCGTCGGCCGCGCGTGTCACGAGCTGGCCCTCGACGTGCTGCCCGACGGCGCACCCGAGGCAAGCATGGTGAACGTCATGTGGTACCTGCCAACGGCCGAGCAGTGGGCAGCGGGGCAGCGGCAGGTCCGCTGCGACGTGACCCTGAACGCCTTCGGCGAGGCCCAGAGCGCGCAGGAGATGCAGCCGCTACCCCCCACGCTGGCCGACCTCGCGGCCGCGCTGCGAGCGGACCCGCTGGCGTTCGAGGCCTGCGCCCTCACCGCCGACGGCGTCGCGACCGGCCCGTACACCGCACCGGCGACGACCACGTTCGTCCGGTGCGACGAGCCGCACACATGGCGCTGGCTCGACCGCACCGAGCTGACGGCACCCGCCGACGCCCCGTACCCCGGCGACGCCCCCATCGAGGACGAGTCCGCGCAGGCCTGCCTGAGCGCGGGCGTCGACGAGAACGGCGCCTGGTGGATGTACTGGCCCGACGCCGCGACCTGGGCGGCCGGCGACCGCTCGATCGACTGCTGGATCGGCAGCGAGGCCATCTCGACCTAG
- a CDS encoding DedA family protein, whose translation MDGLLEFALASAAHPWVYPVVFAWVVIDAFFPPIPSDVVVVGLAALSISAGVPNTWGIAIVAALGAIVGDNIAYELGRRLGVERWRWLRGRAAQRAIASARTSLLRRPVVLMLTARYVPIGRVAVTMVAGAIGFPRRRFVPLTVLAGLTWSAYMVGVGVLAGTWAQDHPVLSLVVAIAFAIAFGVLADRLVARFQARRDLATVVVGAAPLPESELEPTAALDRDLTPARACSPR comes from the coding sequence ATGGACGGTCTGCTTGAGTTCGCGCTCGCGAGCGCTGCGCACCCGTGGGTCTACCCGGTCGTGTTCGCCTGGGTCGTGATCGACGCGTTCTTCCCCCCGATCCCGAGCGACGTCGTCGTCGTCGGGCTCGCCGCCCTGTCCATCTCGGCGGGGGTGCCCAACACGTGGGGCATCGCGATCGTCGCGGCGCTCGGCGCGATCGTCGGCGACAACATCGCCTACGAGCTCGGCCGCCGGCTCGGCGTCGAGCGTTGGCGCTGGCTGCGGGGCCGGGCGGCGCAGCGCGCGATCGCGTCCGCGCGCACGAGCCTCCTGCGCCGCCCCGTCGTGCTGATGCTGACCGCCCGCTACGTCCCGATCGGCCGCGTCGCGGTCACCATGGTCGCCGGTGCGATCGGGTTCCCCCGCCGCCGCTTCGTGCCGCTGACCGTCCTGGCCGGGCTGACCTGGTCCGCGTACATGGTGGGCGTCGGCGTCCTCGCCGGCACGTGGGCCCAGGACCACCCGGTGCTCAGCCTCGTCGTCGCCATCGCGTTCGCGATCGCGTTCGGCGTGCTCGCCGACCGGCTCGTCGCGCGCTTCCAGGCTCGCCGCGACCTCGCCACCGTCGTCGTCGGGGCCGCGCCGTTGCCGGAGTCGGAGTTGGAACCGACGGCGGCGCTCGACCGCGACCTCACCCCGGCTCGGGCGTGCTCTCCTCGGTAG
- a CDS encoding GH36-type glycosyl hydrolase domain-containing protein, with translation MRYGHFDDDAREYVITTPHTPYPWINYLGSEQFFSLVSHQSGGYSFYRDAKMRRLTRYRYNNIPADAGGRYFYVNDGGDVWTPSWLPVKADLDHFECRHGLGYSKITGERGGLRVETLLFVPLGENAEVQKVTLTNTSDAPKTVTLFSFVEFCLWNAQDDQTNYQRNLSIGEVEVEPFNGTSSAIYHKTEYRERRNHYAVYGVNAEAAGFDTDRDTFVGAYNSLGEAAVPFAGASANSVASGWYPIGSHSLVITLEPGESTSYTFVLGYLENPVEQKWAPADEAAGIAAMQTVNKTGAHELLARFATEEQTDAAFDALVAYWTELLSGYSVTSGDDKLDRMVNIWNQYQCVVTFNMSRSASFFETGIGRGMGFRDSNQDLLGFVHLMPERARERILDIAATQFPDGSAYHQYQPLTKRGNDDIGSGFNDDPLWLILGVAAYIKETGDVGILDEQVPFDNDESLAESLFEHLTRSFTFTVNNLGPHGLPLIGRADWNDCLNLNCFSTEPGESFQTTENQSGGVAESVFIAAMFVHIGPEYAELAERRGLADVAASARASIAQVRAATLEHGWDGEWFLRAYDFYGNKVGTDDKPEGKIWIEPQGFAVMAGIGTEIPADGGRSVAVRALDSVNELLATDHGMVLQYPAYTSYQIELGEVSTYPPGYKENGGIFCHNNPWVIIGETVVGNGARAFDYYKRIAPAYREDISEVHKLEPYVYAQMIAGKEAVRHGEAKNSWLTGTAAWNFVAVSQHLLGVRTDYDGLVVDPCIGPDVPEFTVRRRARGATYVIHVVNAGGKGARLSVDGVAIEGNTIAYAPAGQTVAVEVIVGTA, from the coding sequence ATGCGTTACGGCCACTTCGATGATGACGCGCGCGAGTACGTCATTACGACGCCCCACACCCCGTACCCATGGATCAACTACCTGGGGTCCGAGCAGTTCTTCTCGCTCGTGTCCCACCAGTCGGGCGGCTACTCCTTCTACCGCGACGCGAAGATGCGGCGCCTAACCCGCTACCGCTACAACAACATCCCGGCCGACGCCGGCGGCCGGTACTTCTACGTCAACGACGGCGGCGACGTCTGGACGCCGTCGTGGCTGCCGGTCAAGGCGGACCTCGACCACTTCGAGTGCCGCCACGGGCTCGGATACTCGAAGATCACCGGCGAACGCGGCGGGCTGCGCGTCGAGACGCTGCTGTTCGTCCCCCTCGGCGAGAACGCCGAGGTGCAGAAGGTCACGCTGACCAACACCTCCGACGCGCCGAAGACCGTCACGCTGTTCTCGTTCGTCGAGTTCTGCCTGTGGAACGCCCAGGACGACCAGACGAACTACCAGCGCAACCTCTCGATCGGCGAGGTCGAGGTCGAGCCGTTCAACGGCACGAGCAGCGCGATTTACCACAAGACCGAGTATCGCGAGCGCCGCAACCACTACGCCGTCTACGGCGTCAACGCCGAGGCCGCGGGCTTCGACACCGACCGGGACACGTTCGTCGGCGCGTACAACTCCCTCGGCGAGGCGGCGGTGCCGTTCGCCGGCGCGTCCGCGAACTCGGTCGCGAGCGGCTGGTACCCGATCGGGTCGCACAGCCTCGTGATCACGCTCGAGCCGGGCGAGTCCACGAGCTACACGTTCGTGCTCGGGTACCTCGAGAACCCGGTCGAGCAGAAGTGGGCGCCGGCCGATGAGGCCGCGGGCATCGCGGCGATGCAGACGGTCAACAAGACCGGCGCGCACGAGCTTCTCGCGCGGTTCGCCACCGAAGAGCAGACGGACGCGGCCTTCGACGCCCTCGTCGCGTACTGGACCGAGCTGCTGTCGGGGTACTCCGTCACGAGCGGCGACGACAAGCTCGACCGGATGGTCAACATCTGGAACCAGTACCAGTGCGTCGTCACGTTCAACATGTCGCGGTCGGCGTCGTTCTTCGAGACCGGGATCGGCCGCGGGATGGGCTTCCGCGACTCGAACCAGGACCTCCTCGGCTTCGTGCACCTCATGCCCGAGCGGGCGCGCGAGCGCATCCTCGACATCGCCGCCACGCAGTTCCCCGACGGCTCCGCGTACCACCAGTACCAGCCGCTGACCAAGCGCGGCAACGACGACATCGGCTCGGGCTTCAACGACGATCCGCTGTGGCTCATCCTCGGCGTGGCCGCCTACATCAAGGAGACCGGCGACGTCGGGATCCTCGACGAGCAGGTGCCGTTCGACAACGACGAGTCGCTCGCCGAGTCGCTCTTCGAGCACCTGACCCGGTCGTTCACCTTCACGGTCAACAACCTCGGCCCGCACGGCCTGCCCCTGATCGGGCGCGCCGACTGGAACGACTGCCTCAACCTCAACTGCTTCTCGACCGAGCCCGGCGAGTCGTTCCAGACCACCGAGAACCAGTCCGGCGGCGTCGCCGAGTCGGTCTTCATCGCGGCGATGTTCGTGCACATCGGCCCGGAGTACGCCGAGCTCGCCGAGCGGCGCGGCCTGGCCGACGTCGCGGCGTCGGCCCGGGCGTCGATCGCGCAGGTGCGTGCGGCGACCCTCGAGCACGGCTGGGACGGCGAGTGGTTCCTGCGCGCGTACGACTTCTACGGCAACAAGGTCGGCACGGACGACAAGCCCGAGGGCAAGATCTGGATCGAGCCGCAGGGCTTCGCCGTCATGGCGGGCATCGGCACAGAGATCCCCGCCGACGGCGGTCGTTCCGTCGCCGTCCGCGCCCTCGACTCGGTCAACGAGCTGCTCGCGACCGACCACGGCATGGTGCTCCAGTACCCCGCGTACACGAGCTACCAGATCGAGCTCGGCGAGGTCTCGACCTACCCGCCGGGGTACAAGGAGAACGGCGGGATCTTCTGCCACAACAACCCGTGGGTGATCATCGGCGAGACCGTCGTCGGCAACGGCGCGCGCGCGTTCGACTACTACAAGCGCATCGCCCCCGCGTACCGCGAGGACATCAGCGAGGTGCACAAGCTCGAGCCGTACGTGTACGCGCAGATGATCGCGGGCAAGGAGGCCGTGCGCCACGGCGAGGCGAAGAACTCCTGGCTCACGGGCACCGCGGCGTGGAACTTCGTCGCGGTCAGCCAGCACCTCCTGGGGGTGCGGACCGACTACGACGGCCTCGTCGTCGACCCGTGCATCGGCCCGGACGTCCCGGAGTTCACGGTGCGCCGGCGCGCTCGCGGCGCGACGTACGTGATCCACGTGGTCAACGCCGGCGGCAAGGGCGCGCGGCTGAGCGTCGACGGCGTCGCGATCGAGGGCAACACGATCGCCTACGCCCCGGCCGGGCAGACCGTCGCGGTCGAGGTGATCGTCGGCACCGCTTGA
- a CDS encoding DUF1697 domain-containing protein produces the protein MRTHVALLRGVNVGGHGKLAMPELREIAVSLGFRNVATYIQSGNLVFASSETSARRLAARLEEAVAERTTASPGVVVLARAELAQVVAGNPYPGEADPKHVHVTFHSEVIGPDGAAAGLAAADRARELGSRDELAVVGSCLYLHTPDGLGRSVLAAQLARPQVGRAMGQLGTARNWSTVLALLALLDE, from the coding sequence ATGCGCACCCATGTGGCCCTCCTGCGCGGCGTCAACGTGGGCGGGCACGGCAAGCTGGCGATGCCCGAGCTGCGCGAGATCGCGGTCTCGCTCGGGTTCCGGAACGTCGCCACGTACATCCAGAGCGGCAACCTGGTGTTCGCGAGCTCCGAGACGTCGGCGCGACGGCTGGCCGCCCGGCTCGAGGAGGCGGTCGCCGAGCGCACGACGGCGAGTCCCGGCGTCGTCGTGCTGGCCCGCGCCGAGCTCGCGCAGGTGGTGGCGGGCAACCCCTACCCGGGCGAGGCCGACCCCAAGCACGTGCACGTCACGTTCCACAGCGAGGTGATCGGCCCGGACGGCGCCGCCGCCGGCCTCGCGGCAGCCGATCGGGCGCGCGAGCTCGGCAGCCGGGACGAGCTCGCCGTGGTCGGCAGCTGCCTGTACCTGCACACCCCGGACGGGCTGGGGCGGAGCGTGCTGGCCGCGCAGCTCGCGCGTCCGCAGGTCGGCCGGGCGATGGGCCAGCTGGGCACCGCGCGCAACTGGTCCACTGTGCTGGCACTGCTCGCCCTCCTCGACGAGTGA
- a CDS encoding CotH kinase family protein, producing the protein MPSSHPASPRVPRRWLRTSALALGATLAFGGLTACAASDGSTEGSSSSSSTSATSALFDSSAVHTIAVTFDDAEYDAMIAAYLADGTKGWITATVTIDGEEFTEVGLRLKGNSSLQGLTTEQAEDPAALPWLVRLDKFVDGQAYDGATSFVVRSNTTETALNEAVALELLELSGLASEQATASRFSVNGGEEALRLVIENPDEAWEESTFGTAGLLYKAESGGDYTYRGDDPAAYEDVFDQETGEEDLTPLIEFLAFLDSADDATFTAELSDYLDVDAFATYLAAQELVDNFDDISGPGNNSYLRYDTESGLFTVVAWDQNLSFGTMNMGGGAGGAAPGGDGAAAGGARPELPADGELPSGMPTDMPTDMPTDMPTDMPSDMAGGMDGSMGGNVLAERFMADETFAALYETTLADLTETLYTSGTAAEVLETWTDVLTDGASDLVSAETIDTEAAAIAEYFD; encoded by the coding sequence ATGCCCTCCTCACACCCCGCCTCGCCCCGCGTTCCCCGCCGCTGGCTCCGCACGAGCGCCCTCGCGCTCGGCGCCACGCTCGCCTTCGGGGGCCTGACCGCGTGCGCGGCGTCGGACGGCTCGACCGAGGGGTCCTCGTCGTCGTCCTCGACGTCGGCGACCAGCGCGCTGTTCGACAGCTCGGCCGTGCACACGATCGCCGTGACGTTCGACGACGCGGAGTACGACGCGATGATCGCGGCGTACCTCGCCGACGGCACGAAGGGGTGGATCACCGCCACCGTGACGATCGACGGCGAGGAGTTCACGGAGGTCGGGCTGCGCCTGAAGGGCAACTCGTCGCTGCAGGGCCTGACCACGGAGCAGGCCGAGGACCCCGCCGCGCTGCCGTGGCTCGTGCGCCTCGACAAGTTCGTGGACGGCCAGGCGTACGACGGCGCGACGTCGTTCGTGGTGCGCTCCAACACCACCGAGACCGCGCTCAACGAGGCCGTGGCGCTCGAGCTGCTCGAGCTCAGCGGGCTCGCCTCCGAGCAGGCGACCGCGTCCCGGTTCAGCGTCAACGGCGGGGAGGAGGCCCTGCGTCTGGTCATCGAGAACCCCGACGAGGCGTGGGAGGAGTCGACGTTCGGCACGGCGGGGCTGCTCTACAAGGCCGAGTCCGGCGGCGACTACACCTACCGGGGCGACGACCCGGCGGCGTACGAGGACGTCTTCGACCAGGAGACCGGCGAGGAGGACCTGACGCCGCTCATCGAGTTCCTCGCCTTCCTCGACAGCGCCGACGATGCGACGTTCACCGCGGAGCTGTCGGACTACCTCGACGTCGACGCGTTCGCGACGTACCTCGCCGCGCAGGAGCTCGTCGACAACTTCGACGACATCTCGGGCCCCGGGAACAACTCCTACCTGCGCTACGACACCGAGAGCGGCCTGTTCACCGTCGTCGCGTGGGACCAGAACCTGTCGTTCGGGACGATGAACATGGGCGGCGGCGCAGGCGGAGCGGCGCCCGGTGGCGACGGGGCGGCGGCCGGCGGCGCCCGGCCCGAGCTCCCGGCGGACGGGGAGCTGCCCAGCGGCATGCCCACCGACATGCCGACTGACATGCCTACCGACATGCCCACCGACATGCCCTCGGACATGGCGGGCGGGATGGACGGCTCGATGGGCGGGAACGTCCTGGCCGAACGATTCATGGCGGACGAGACGTTCGCGGCGCTGTACGAGACCACGCTCGCCGACCTCACCGAGACCCTCTACACGAGCGGGACGGCCGCCGAGGTGCTCGAGACGTGGACCGATGTGCTCACCGACGGCGCGAGCGACCTGGTCAGCGCGGAGACCATCGACACCGAGGCCGCGGCCATCGCCGAGTACTTCGACTGA
- a CDS encoding sugar transferase, whose product MSEQVLLTGSDGRPTPGPHPALTSWLVGFHGTIHALDPDVDGRVSLRSLALAHKSLGTQRLSVLTDLGSVRGTRLAPRAIDGSRHVGASASDSDQPAPDHWDESEPLAAYLDRRLLEARVLYLPNRSRVYHLLKRVLDLVCSIVLLVLASPVILILAVWIRLDSPGPAIFRQQRVTLGGQQFTFYKFRTMWVDAPERFPELYDYRSTGSRGEVFYKLEDDPRNTRVGRWLRRTTLDELPNLVNVLRGDMTLVGPRPELPQLLAHYRPEDLALFFTRAGLTGLAQVAGRSLLTVRERITLDLRYVAQQTLVLDLRILTRTVLVVLLGRGAF is encoded by the coding sequence GTGAGCGAACAAGTCCTGCTCACGGGTAGCGACGGTCGGCCAACCCCCGGCCCGCATCCCGCCCTCACCAGCTGGCTCGTCGGCTTTCACGGCACGATCCACGCCCTCGACCCCGACGTCGACGGCCGGGTGTCGCTCCGCTCGCTCGCCCTCGCGCACAAGTCCCTCGGGACGCAGCGGCTGTCCGTCCTGACGGACCTCGGGTCGGTGCGCGGCACGCGCCTCGCGCCCCGCGCGATCGACGGCTCGCGGCACGTCGGCGCGTCCGCGTCCGACAGCGACCAGCCAGCGCCCGACCACTGGGACGAGTCCGAGCCGCTCGCCGCCTACCTGGACCGCCGGCTGCTCGAGGCCCGCGTGCTCTACCTGCCGAACCGGAGCCGGGTGTACCACCTGCTCAAGCGGGTCCTCGACCTCGTGTGCTCGATCGTCCTGCTCGTGCTCGCGTCTCCGGTCATCCTCATCCTCGCCGTGTGGATCCGGCTCGACTCGCCCGGCCCGGCCATCTTCCGCCAGCAGCGCGTGACGCTCGGCGGCCAGCAGTTCACGTTCTACAAGTTCCGCACGATGTGGGTGGACGCCCCCGAGCGCTTCCCGGAGCTCTACGACTACCGGAGCACGGGCTCGCGCGGCGAGGTCTTCTACAAGCTCGAGGACGACCCCCGGAACACCCGCGTCGGCCGCTGGCTGCGGCGCACGACGCTCGACGAGCTGCCGAACCTGGTGAACGTGCTGCGCGGCGACATGACGCTCGTCGGGCCGCGGCCGGAGCTGCCGCAGCTCCTCGCGCACTACCGCCCCGAGGACCTCGCCCTGTTCTTCACGCGCGCCGGGCTCACCGGCCTCGCGCAGGTCGCCGGGCGCAGCCTGCTCACGGTCCGCGAGCGCATCACCCTCGACCTGCGCTACGTCGCCCAGCAGACCCTGGTCCTGGACCTGCGCATCCTCACGCGGACCGTCCTCGTGGTGCTGCTCGGCCGAGGCGCGTTCTGA